One [Clostridium] saccharolyticum WM1 DNA segment encodes these proteins:
- a CDS encoding alanine/glycine:cation symporter family protein: protein MIHGIHELVWGPWLLVLFLGTGVFFTVKSGFFQIRKFPFWWKQTIGSIQEEEAEDKGDVTKFQTACTALAATIGTGNIAGVATALTAGGPGALFWMWVSAAIGMMTGYAETMLGIRYRYRDRNGAWICGPMVYLERGLKLPVLGMIYSFLCIMVSLGMGSMVQSNSIAETLEYSFGISPVPVGILLTGIVFMVVLGGIARIAFVSERLIPISAGAYMLFSMVVIMSCYDRIPYIVQCIFQDAFRPVSVFSGAAGYQISKSLQYGVSRGVFSNEAGLGSMAVLHGAAEDTTPEQQGMWAMFEVFFDTILICTMTAFVILCMTEGDAAGSGYDGAALTAFCFSKRLGPIGEYVVSGAMLVFAFATIIAWYYLGRQAAVYLAESLKQRGSLYFLQRILRGKVYTLLYLGAVFLGCMAKLETVWEFSDIWNGLMALPNIIALIFLMREVTVPGKTEKRAQKGSRL, encoded by the coding sequence ATGATACATGGCATACATGAACTGGTGTGGGGACCGTGGCTTTTGGTTTTGTTTCTGGGAACCGGAGTCTTTTTTACAGTAAAATCCGGGTTTTTCCAGATCCGGAAATTCCCCTTTTGGTGGAAACAGACCATTGGCAGCATACAGGAGGAGGAAGCAGAGGACAAAGGGGATGTGACAAAATTCCAGACAGCCTGTACGGCTCTGGCGGCTACCATTGGAACGGGAAACATAGCCGGTGTTGCCACCGCCTTAACAGCCGGCGGACCAGGAGCCTTATTCTGGATGTGGGTTTCTGCAGCAATCGGTATGATGACCGGCTATGCGGAGACAATGCTTGGGATCCGCTACCGCTACAGGGACCGAAACGGTGCCTGGATTTGCGGGCCTATGGTTTATTTGGAACGGGGGCTTAAGCTCCCGGTGCTTGGTATGATATACAGCTTTCTCTGCATCATGGTTTCCCTTGGAATGGGAAGCATGGTGCAGTCCAATTCCATTGCGGAAACTCTGGAATACTCCTTTGGCATTTCTCCGGTTCCCGTAGGGATTCTGCTTACCGGGATCGTATTCATGGTGGTATTGGGAGGAATTGCAAGGATCGCCTTTGTGTCTGAACGGCTCATTCCCATCTCTGCCGGTGCCTACATGCTGTTTTCCATGGTAGTGATCATGTCCTGCTACGACAGGATCCCATACATAGTTCAGTGTATTTTTCAGGATGCCTTCCGTCCTGTATCGGTTTTTTCCGGTGCCGCAGGCTATCAGATCAGCAAAAGCCTGCAATACGGCGTATCCAGAGGAGTATTTTCCAATGAGGCAGGGCTTGGAAGCATGGCGGTTCTTCACGGAGCGGCAGAGGATACCACACCGGAACAACAGGGAATGTGGGCTATGTTTGAGGTATTTTTTGATACTATTTTGATCTGTACCATGACAGCTTTTGTGATCCTGTGTATGACAGAAGGGGATGCGGCAGGTTCCGGCTATGACGGAGCGGCCTTGACTGCCTTCTGTTTTTCGAAACGTTTGGGGCCCATTGGGGAATATGTGGTGTCAGGCGCCATGCTGGTATTTGCCTTTGCAACGATCATTGCTTGGTATTATCTGGGACGTCAGGCAGCCGTATACCTGGCGGAGAGTTTGAAACAGCGGGGCTCCCTTTACTTTTTGCAGCGTATTTTAAGGGGAAAGGTGTATACCCTGCTTTATCTGGGGGCTGTATTTCTAGGATGTATGGCAAAGCTGGAAACGGTGTGGGAATTTTCCGATATCTGGAACGGACTGATGGCACTTCCCAATATCATTGCCCTGATTTTCCTTATGAGAGAGGTAACTGTCCCGGGGAAAACAGAAAAACGGGCACAGAAAGGTTCCCGTCTGTAA
- a CDS encoding AraC family transcriptional regulator produces MKNVYRIEFHSGSKEELFPDFTPDFPYTASCSQLDQFMGRFVPWHWHKTVELFYMESGRMEYCTPKGTMIFPAGSGGMVNSNVLHMTRPQAESEKNIQLLHIFDPSFIAGHHGSRIEQKYVTPITAAPQVEIIPLSPEDPVQANILDDIRESFHLSENDFGYEVKLRETLSDIWIRLLAISRPLLEEKGDHSKANDKIKTMMVYVHEHFGEKISISEIAAAAFSSERECFRAFHDCLHMTPVEYINNYRLQMACHLLANGREPITSISHACGLGSSSYFGKVFREYMGCTPLEYRRKWQDSDI; encoded by the coding sequence TTGAAAAACGTTTATCGAATAGAATTTCATTCAGGAAGCAAAGAGGAATTATTCCCTGACTTTACGCCGGATTTTCCGTACACTGCATCCTGTTCCCAGTTGGATCAGTTTATGGGACGCTTTGTACCATGGCACTGGCATAAAACCGTGGAGCTTTTTTACATGGAAAGCGGCAGAATGGAATATTGCACACCAAAAGGTACCATGATATTTCCTGCTGGTTCCGGTGGTATGGTCAATTCCAATGTGCTGCATATGACAAGGCCCCAGGCGGAATCGGAAAAAAACATTCAACTCCTGCATATTTTTGACCCTTCATTCATCGCCGGGCACCACGGTAGCAGGATCGAGCAAAAATACGTCACTCCCATAACTGCAGCCCCACAGGTGGAGATCATCCCTTTATCTCCTGAGGACCCGGTGCAGGCGAATATTTTAGATGACATCCGTGAATCGTTTCATCTTTCTGAAAATGATTTTGGATATGAAGTAAAACTAAGGGAGACGTTGTCAGATATATGGATCCGGCTTCTTGCCATATCACGGCCCTTGCTGGAGGAAAAGGGGGACCACAGCAAAGCAAATGATAAAATAAAAACCATGATGGTATATGTCCATGAGCATTTTGGGGAAAAAATTTCGATTTCAGAAATTGCTGCTGCCGCTTTTTCCAGTGAACGAGAGTGCTTCCGGGCATTCCATGATTGCCTGCACATGACTCCGGTGGAATACATCAATAACTACCGGTTACAAATGGCCTGTCACCTGCTGGCTAATGGCAGGGAACCGATCACTTCCATAAGCCATGCCTGCGGACTGGGCAGCAGCAGCTATTTTGGAAAAGTATTTCGGGAATATATGGGCTGTACTCCCTTAGAATACCGCCGCAAATGGCAGGATAGTGATATTTAA
- a CDS encoding helix-turn-helix transcriptional regulator: MDYHLKVRDSLKYIEEHLNKRIDLDDLAKKAYLSKYHYHRIFHKVSGESVTRYITRRRMEKAAEELARTNKPIIDIALEYQYASQESFSRAFLKIYGLTPGKYRRRNGGSSNPGINLSNRINKITNLAA, translated from the coding sequence ATGGATTATCATTTAAAGGTGCGGGATTCCTTAAAGTATATTGAGGAACATTTAAACAAAAGAATTGATCTTGACGATCTTGCAAAAAAAGCATATCTTTCGAAATATCATTATCATAGAATTTTTCACAAAGTGTCAGGGGAATCCGTGACCAGATATATCACCAGAAGGCGGATGGAGAAGGCCGCGGAAGAGCTTGCCCGAACCAATAAGCCAATCATTGATATCGCCCTGGAATATCAGTATGCATCCCAGGAATCTTTTTCAAGGGCATTTTTAAAGATTTATGGACTGACGCCGGGGAAATACCGAAGAAGAAATGGCGGCAGCTCCAATCCAGGAATCAATCTTAGCAACCGCATCAATAAAATTACGAATTTAGCCGCATAA
- a CDS encoding ATP-dependent Clp protease proteolytic subunit, whose protein sequence is MNNLIPMVIEQTTRGERSYDIFSRLLNDRIIMLNGTVTNETASLIMAQMLFLESADCTKDINLYINSPGGSVTDGFAIMDTMNYIKCDVSTISIGQSGSAASLLLASGKKGKRFALKNSEILIHQPSISGGLQGQATDIRIHSEWLERTKEKLHEIYSRLTGQPLNRIQEDMERDHYLTAEEAKDYGLIDEILNRQK, encoded by the coding sequence ATGAACAATCTTATCCCTATGGTCATTGAACAGACAACCCGGGGGGAGCGCTCTTATGATATTTTTTCCAGGCTGCTGAATGACCGCATTATCATGCTTAACGGTACGGTGACCAATGAAACGGCAAGTCTGATTATGGCACAGATGCTGTTTTTGGAATCTGCAGACTGCACCAAGGATATCAACCTTTATATCAATAGTCCCGGCGGTTCCGTTACAGACGGGTTTGCGATTATGGATACCATGAACTACATCAAATGCGATGTCTCTACCATCAGCATCGGACAGTCGGGAAGTGCGGCTTCCCTGCTTCTGGCATCGGGGAAAAAGGGAAAGCGTTTTGCGTTAAAAAACAGTGAAATATTGATCCATCAGCCTTCCATATCCGGCGGACTCCAGGGACAGGCTACAGATATCAGGATCCACAGTGAATGGCTTGAAAGAACAAAGGAAAAGCTTCATGAGATATATAGCCGGCTTACCGGCCAGCCGCTTAATCGAATCCAGGAGGATATGGAACGGGATCATTATTTGACGGCAGAGGAAGCAAAGGATTATGGCTTAATCGATGAAATACTAAATCGCCAGAAGTAG
- a CDS encoding helix-turn-helix transcriptional regulator: MKNRMKELREKLGITQEQLGQLVGASRQAIHALETEKNEPSIWLAYDIAQVFKEPIEHVFLFEDSERKSRSDLSRGVKNGVERDKDL; this comes from the coding sequence ATGAAAAATAGAATGAAAGAGCTGCGGGAAAAGCTTGGCATTACCCAGGAACAATTAGGTCAGCTTGTGGGTGCTTCCCGCCAGGCGATCCATGCATTGGAAACAGAAAAAAATGAACCTTCTATCTGGCTTGCTTATGATATCGCACAGGTATTTAAAGAGCCCATTGAACATGTGTTTTTATTTGAAGACAGTGAAAGGAAATCCCGTTCAGACTTAAGCAGAGGTGTAAAAAATGGCGTTGAGAGAGATAAGGACCTTTGA
- the def gene encoding peptide deformylase, giving the protein MALREIRTFDDNELRLKSKPVEQVNDRIRMILDDMAETLHNTPNGGALAANQVGILKRLVVIDLGDGVRKLINPVILWSEGEQFEPEACLSFPGLWGKVRRPKSVVVKALDENGCERKIKASDFMAKCLCHEIDHLDGIVFTDIAEEMYEI; this is encoded by the coding sequence ATGGCGTTGAGAGAGATAAGGACCTTTGATGATAATGAATTAAGGCTTAAAAGCAAGCCTGTGGAACAGGTTAATGACCGGATTCGGATGATTCTTGATGATATGGCAGAAACCTTACACAATACTCCCAATGGAGGAGCATTAGCAGCGAATCAGGTGGGAATCCTGAAAAGACTGGTGGTAATCGATCTTGGAGACGGCGTAAGAAAGCTTATTAATCCTGTGATCCTATGGTCAGAAGGCGAACAATTTGAACCTGAGGCCTGTTTAAGCTTTCCCGGCTTATGGGGTAAAGTCCGCCGCCCGAAATCAGTTGTTGTAAAAGCCCTTGATGAGAATGGCTGTGAAAGAAAAATAAAAGCATCTGATTTTATGGCAAAATGCCTTTGTCATGAAATCGACCACCTGGATGGGATTGTATTTACAGATATAGCAGAAGAAATGTACGAAATATAA